In Aureibaculum algae, the following are encoded in one genomic region:
- a CDS encoding GNAT family N-acetyltransferase, whose amino-acid sequence MIAQFDGFEVSKIHSGDAWKICDLVVSNSERLKRYFPNTLAQNLNPTLSQLYVEKKVQEFEQKQEFIFTLKNSENRELVGIIAIKELDWEKKQGEFAYCIGYANEGQGLTSKAVKALLNYAFTTLGLETMQIISHKDNLASVKVAEKCKFNWIRTLENEFTPVGEQPIDMELYEAYIRHFKK is encoded by the coding sequence ATGATTGCACAATTTGATGGTTTTGAAGTTAGCAAAATACATAGCGGAGATGCGTGGAAGATTTGCGACTTAGTAGTGTCTAATTCAGAACGTTTAAAACGATACTTTCCAAATACACTAGCCCAAAACCTGAACCCTACATTGTCTCAATTGTATGTAGAAAAAAAAGTGCAGGAATTTGAGCAAAAACAAGAATTTATTTTTACTCTAAAGAATTCGGAAAATCGTGAACTTGTTGGTATAATAGCGATTAAGGAATTAGATTGGGAGAAGAAACAAGGAGAGTTTGCGTATTGTATTGGTTATGCTAATGAAGGTCAGGGATTAACATCAAAAGCGGTTAAAGCATTATTAAATTATGCATTTACAACCCTAGGGTTAGAAACCATGCAGATTATTTCACATAAAGACAATTTAGCTAGTGTTAAAGTGGCTGAAAAATGTAAATTTAATTGGATTAGAACACTTGAAAATGAATTTACTCCTGTTGGTGAACAACCAATTGATATGGAATTATATGAAGCCTATATTAGGCATTTTAAAAAATAA
- a CDS encoding EI24 domain-containing protein, giving the protein MIKNIFKSIQAYTQSFGLISKLKLWKYFFIPIVISIFTALIIGFLAYTLSDNIGYYIAKIWRWEWGKQTFMTISSFIGGLSIAVLGLILYKHIIMALSAPFMSPVSEKIEAHLSGVPLSQIHHHRDTTFSNQLWRGIRINVRNLGKELLFTIPILLLSFIPVINIFTTVLLFLIQAYYAGFGNMDYTLERHFKYNESLIFVKQNKGLALGNGIVFMLFLMIPVIGVILVLPFSVTAASIGTVARINENSQISNNKTKL; this is encoded by the coding sequence ATGATAAAGAATATTTTTAAAAGCATTCAGGCGTATACCCAATCTTTCGGTTTAATTTCTAAATTAAAACTTTGGAAATATTTCTTCATCCCTATAGTAATAAGCATTTTTACAGCCTTGATTATTGGGTTCTTAGCCTATACTTTATCAGATAACATCGGTTACTATATTGCCAAAATATGGAGATGGGAGTGGGGCAAGCAAACTTTTATGACAATAAGTAGTTTTATAGGAGGGTTATCAATTGCCGTACTTGGATTGATTTTGTATAAACACATTATCATGGCATTATCTGCACCTTTTATGAGTCCCGTTTCAGAGAAGATTGAAGCCCATCTTTCCGGAGTGCCATTATCACAAATTCATCACCATAGAGATACAACTTTTAGTAACCAGTTATGGAGGGGTATTAGAATAAATGTTAGAAATCTAGGTAAAGAATTGCTATTTACTATTCCTATTTTACTATTGAGTTTTATTCCTGTAATTAACATTTTCACTACTGTATTGCTCTTCTTAATTCAGGCTTATTATGCGGGTTTTGGAAATATGGATTATACATTAGAGCGTCATTTTAAATATAATGAAAGTCTTATTTTTGTAAAGCAAAACAAAGGTTTGGCTCTAGGCAATGGTATCGTATTTATGTTATTTTTGATGATACCCGTTATAGGAGTTATTTTAGTATTACCTTTTTCGGTTACGGCAGCTTCAATAGGAACAGTAGCCCGAATAAATGAAAATAGTCAAATTTCAAATAATAAAACTAAGCTTTAA
- a CDS encoding DUF6973 domain-containing protein has translation MDKLEFIKLVNKGNAWSFILLFIRHPLSFGPALLATYQTVKVSDELYGKLHHKNNVTNAFRHALWNILIAKKCSRWRGNTRRAIRFAQQVTDWHEEFSPNEPLEKEMDSHNNHVGRKIFIQNDERDTQQFIDVLLEKVAEAKMIYSVEDIKKYSNDLVYIEKLED, from the coding sequence ATGGATAAGTTAGAGTTTATCAAATTAGTAAATAAAGGAAATGCATGGTCATTTATTCTTTTATTTATTAGGCATCCATTAAGTTTTGGCCCCGCATTATTAGCAACGTATCAAACTGTAAAAGTTTCTGATGAATTGTATGGTAAATTACATCATAAAAATAATGTGACCAATGCTTTTAGACATGCCCTTTGGAATATTTTAATTGCAAAAAAATGCTCTAGATGGAGAGGTAATACAAGAAGAGCTATTCGTTTTGCTCAACAGGTAACTGATTGGCACGAAGAGTTTTCACCCAATGAGCCTTTAGAAAAAGAAATGGATTCTCATAACAATCATGTAGGTAGAAAAATATTTATTCAGAATGATGAAAGAGATACACAGCAATTTATTGATGTTTTACTTGAAAAAGTGGCTGAAGCAAAAATGATTTATTCTGTAGAAGATATTAAAAAATATAGTAATGATTTGGTGTATATAGAAAAGTTAGAGGATTGA